The genomic region GAGAAGCGCATAGAGCAATTGGTGGCCGAGATAGAGTTCCTCAAGAAGCTGCACGATGAAGAGGTGGCTGACCTCATGAAGCAGATCGAGGACTCAAAGATTACCGCAGAGCTGGATGGCGACCGGCCCGACCTGGCTGCTTATCTGCGCAACATGCGTGCAGAGATAGAATCGGTTGCTGCCCGAAACGTCCAGGAAGCTGAGAAGTGGTACAAGGGCAAGTTTAACACCCTCAAGGAGCACGCTGGCAAAAACGAGGAACACACGAAGACCATGAAAGACGAGATAACGACCTTCCACAACCAAGTGACAGAGCTGCAGAACCAGATTGATGGGCTGAAGGCTCGTAACTCAGCCATGGAGCAGCAGCTGGAGGATATGGAGATGTCCCACATGGATAAGGCGGAGACCCTCGAGGGTGTCATTGCTCAGTTGGAGACCCAGCTCTGCGAAACCAAACTCGAGATGACCAAGTATCTCCATGACTACCAGGAACTGCTGCACATTAAGCTCAAGCTGGATGTGGAGATCGCCACCTACAGGAAGCTGCTGGAAGGAGAGGAAACCAGGCTTGGAATTGCCAAAGATGTCTAAATATTCGTGACGAGAGGATCCGCAAGTCAAAAGCAGCAACAGCGAAGACCAGCAGAGCATTATGGAGAGGAGCCATCAGCTCATACTTGTTAAAAATATTCTTCCCCATCCTTCCCTTCTTCTCTAACCTTGCCCTCTCCACTCCAAGAACTGGGTGTCATTTGAAATGTCTAACTACAAGTGCCAATTCGACACCTCGATCCAACAGACGAGGACTATGATTCATATTTTAAAATTGGCAAGATGTTTTTCAAAGAACGGAGAGAAGAAGTATCACTACTCTACCGAGGTGCTGGCTGGCagacatacatttaaaaagactGAATGTGGctttttcaaaatgttgaattgaaTCAGTAAGTGTGTGATCATAGTCTGCTTGCCTACAAGTGCCTCCCAGTCCTTcgttatttaaatgtttacatCATTTTCTTAAAACAACTCTCTTGTCCTTCTTCTTTATTAACCATCTCTACCTTGTCAACCATGTTCCCGTTTCATGGCCCTTCTTAGTTATTCCTTTTTCCTAAAACACACTGGTTGAATTCACCTTTATTTTTTCTGTCAAATCAACCCTACTGTTATACGTCCTTCACCTCCTTTCTAACATCTTTTAGCCACCAGTGCCTCTCTTGATCCAACTTAATGATCCTAGCTCCTTTACAAAAAACACTCGTGTCCTGCTGTGATGCACCACATCTCAACCCATTTAAAGCAGACCT from Pseudochaenichthys georgianus chromosome 5, fPseGeo1.2, whole genome shotgun sequence harbors:
- the LOC117446486 gene encoding vimentin-like, which translates into the protein MRAASYSQKSLQVRGSSSKVRVQSPSPSRCRGSSYDNRGRAGNRSTAVELGTEIHEQHANEKEEMQELNVKFAGYIGKVQALEQRNAALQAELAALQSRYKGGHTGIGEEYELKFKEVRELIEALTNEKGAADIERGYIEEEVEVWRLKLEEELALKEEAEMILREFRQDVDGATLQKAELEKRIEQLVAEIEFLKKLHDEEVADLMKQIEDSKITAELDGDRPDLAAYLRNMRAEIESVAARNVQEAEKWYKGKFNTLKEHAGKNEEHTKTMKDEITTFHNQVTELQNQIDGLKARNSAMEQQLEDMEMSHMDKAETLEGVIAQLETQLCETKLEMTKYLHDYQELLHIKLKLDVEIATYRKLLEGEETRLGIAKDV